The Magnolia sinica isolate HGM2019 chromosome 9, MsV1, whole genome shotgun sequence genome contains a region encoding:
- the LOC131255595 gene encoding enolase 1, chloroplastic has product MYVFSFLIRNQADVDAIMLEFDGTPNKSKLGANAILGVSLSVCRAGAGAKGVPLYKHIQELAGTKELVMPVPAFNVINGGSHAGNNLAMQEFMILPVGATSFAEALRMGSEVYHILKGIIKAKYGQDACNVGDEGGFAPNVQDNREGLVLLIDAIEKAGYTGKIKIGMDVAASEFFTKDGRYDLDFKKQPNDGAHVHTAHSLGELYKEFVRDFPIVPIEDPFDQDDWSSWASLQSSVDIQLVGDDLLVTNPKRIAEAIQKKSCNGLLLKVNQIGTVTESIQAALDSKAAGWGVMVSHRSGETEDNFIADLSVGLASGQIKTGAPCRSERLAKYNQLLRIEEELGNVRYAGEAFRSP; this is encoded by the exons ATGTATGTGTTTTCTTTTTTGATCAGGAATCAAGCTGATGTTGATGCCATTATGCTTGAGTTTGATGGAACCCCAAACAAATCAAAACTAGGGGCCAACGCCATTCTTGGAGTATCATTAAGCGTATGTAGGGCCGGTGCAGGAGCGAAGGGAGTACCTCTCTACAAGCACATTCAGGAATTAGCTGGAACGAAGGAGCTTGTGATGCCAGTTCCAGCATTCAATGTGATAAACGGGGGCAGTCATGCGGGCAATAATCTAGCCATGCAAGAGTTTATGATATTGCCAGTTGGTGCTACTTCATTTGCTGAGGCTCTGCGCATGGGCAGTGAAG TATATCATATCCTAAAGGGTATCATCAAGGCCAAATATGGGCAAGATGCATGCAATGTCGGAGATGAAGGTGGCTTTGCTCCTAATGTTCAGGATAACAGGGAGGGGCTGGTTTTGCTTATTGATGCGATTGAAAAGGCTGGTTATACTGGCAAG ATCAAGATTGGGATGGATGTGGCCGCTTCAGAGTTCTTCACTAAAGATGGCAGATACGATCTGGATTTCAAGAAGCAGCCAAACGATGGGGCTCATGTGCACACAGCTCACAGCCTCGGTGAGCTATACAAAGAGTTTGTCAGAGACTTTCcaattgtgcccattgaagatccCTTTGATCAAGATGATTGGAGCTCATGGGCATCACTACAGTCCTCAGTTGATATACAACTAGTGGGAGATGATTTGTTGGTAACAAATCCAAAGCGGATTGCAGAGGCAATTCAGAAGAAGTCTTGTAATGGTTTGTTATTAAAG GTTAACCAGATTGGAACAGTTACAGAATCCATACAAGCAGCTCTTGACTCAAAAGCTGCAGGATGGGGTGTGATGGTGAGCCACCGCAGTGGCGAGACAGAGGATAATTTTAttgctgatctatccgttggcctAGCAAGCGGACAG ATCAAAACAGGAGCTCCTTGCCGTAGTGAGCGGCTGGCCAAGTACAATCAG CTTTTGCGTATCGAAGAGGAGCTTGGGAATGTCCGCTATGCTGGTGAAGCTTTCAGATCCCCGTAG